The genomic segment CAAAGCACGATTCTGACCGATTGGAGGCGTTATGGCAGATACTATCGGCGTCGGTCTTGTTGGCTATAAGTTTATGGGCAAGTCCCACTCGAACGCCTACCGACAGGTGGCGTCGTTCTTCCCCGACGTGAAGCTGCGCCCCGCGCTCGCCGCGCTGTGCGGGCGCGACGAGGCCGCCGTGCGCGCCGCCGCCGCCGAGATGGGCTGGCAGGGCTACGAGACCGACTGGCGCAAGCTGGTGGCCCGCCCCGACATCGGCCTGGTCGATGTCTCCACCCCCGGCGACAGCCACGCCGCCATCGCCATCGAGGCGGCCAAGAACGGCAAACACGTGTTCTGCGAGAAGCCCCTGGCCAACACGCTGCCCGAGGCCCGCCAGATGCTGGCCGCCGTGCGCGACGCGGGCGTGGTGGGCATGGTCAACTTCAACTACCGCCGCGTCCCGGCCATCCAGCTGGCCAAGCGCCTGATCGAGTCGGGCCGCCTGGGCAAGATCTACCACTGGCGTGCGGTCTACCTGCAAGACTGGATCATGGACCCCAACTTCCCGCTGGTCTGGCGGCTCGACAAGAGCCAGGCCGGGTCGGGCACCTTGGGCGACCTGGGCGCGCACATCGTCGACCTGGCCCGCATGCTAGTGGGCGAGATCACCGAGGTGAGCGGCCTGACCGAGACGTTCATCAAACAGCGGCCCGTGCTGGCGGGCACCACCGGCGGCCTGGGCGCGGCGGGCGGCCCGGCCATGGGCGAGGTGACGGTGGACGACGCCGCGCTGTTCCTGACCCGCTTCGACAACGGCGCGGTCGGCAGCTTCGAGGTCACGCGCTTTGCCAACGGCCGCGCCAACTACAACTCGTTCGAGATCAATGGATCCAAAGGCTCGATCACCTTCAACCTAGAGCGCATGAACGAGCTGAACGTGCTGCTGAACGACGACCAGCCCGACGTGGCCGGGTTCCGCAACGTGCTGGTGACCAATGGCGATGTCCACCCCTACATGAGCGCGTGGTGGCCCGCTGGCCACATCATCGGCTGGGAGCACACCTTCACCCACGGCGTCTACGACCTGCTCAACGGCATTGCCGATGGCGTGTCGCCCAGCGCCACCTTCGAGGATGGCCTGCGCTGCCAGGCCGTGCTCGACGCCGTCGAGGCCTCGGCAGGCAGCCGCCAGTGGGTCGAGCCGGACTACCAGATCTAGCCGCTTTCACACCATAGCGCAGCCGCCCCCGCCCAGCGCGGGGGCCAAGCCACAAGGAGCATTCCCCATGGCGCGTCCTGTCACGCTTTTCACCGGCCAGTGGGCCGACCTTCCGTTCGAGCAGCTGCTGCCCCTGGCCAAGCAGATGGGCTACGACGGCCTAGAGCTGGCCTGCTGGGGCGACCACTTCGAGGTCTCCAAGGCCCTGAGCGACCCGACCTACATCCCCCGCAAGCGCGAGCTGCTTGAGCAGCACGGCCTGCAGTGCTTTGCGATCAGCAACCACCTAGTGGGCCAGGCCGTGTGCGACCCGATCGACGCCCGCCACAAGGGTATCGTGCCCCCCCACGTCTGGGGCGATGGCGAGCCAGAGGGGGTGCGCCAGCGCGCCGCCAAGGAGATCGCCGACACGGCCCGCGCCGCCGCCGCCTTCGGCGTGAAGCAGGTCAACGGCTTCACCGGCTCGTCGATCTGGCACATGCTCTACTCCTTCCCGCCCAACGACTTCGCCACTATCGAGGCGGGCTACCAGGACTTCGCCGACCGCTGGAACCCGATCATGGATGTGTTCGACGCCGAGGGCGTCACGTTCGGCCTAGAGGTGCACCCCACCGAGATCGCCTACGACGTGGTAACGACCCAGAAGGCCCTGGCCGCCATCGGCAACCGCAAGGCCTTCGGCATCAACTTCGACCCCAGCCACCTGGTCCACCAGTTCATCGACTCGGTCTACTTCATCGAGACCTTCGCCGACCGTATCTACCACGTGCACGTGAAGGATAGCCGCATCAACATCAATGGGCGCACCTCCATCCTTGGCTCGCACCTCAACTTCGGCGACTCGCGCCGTGGCTGGGATTTTGTGTCGCCGGGGCGCGGCGATGTAAAGTGGGACCCGATCTTCCGCGCGCTCAACGCCATCGGCTACACCGGCCCGCTCTCAGTCGAGTGGGAGGATAGCGGCATGGACCGCGTGTTTGGCGCGACCGAGGCGGCGGCCATGATCCGCCGCACCGACTTCACCCCCAGCACCGTGGCCTTCGACGCGGCCTTCTCCAAGAAGTAAGGCCCGCACCCCGCGCAGGGCAGGCTCCCCCGCCTACCCTGCGCGGCCACTCAGGCGCACTACATTGCCCGTCACCCGCACTACATTGCCCGTCACCCGCACTACATTGCCCGTCACCCGCACTACATTAGCCATAAATGCATAATATCGCTTATCATCTACACCAGATCACCCGCCACACGCATCACATTGCTTATTACCACCTATCAAAAAGCTACAAAACGCTACGTTTAATAGCACACAGCACCAGTTAAGACAACGAAAGCCGAGGCCCTATGCAGGTAAAAGTGGCTCCCAGCAGCGCCAGCGTGCTCCCGCAGGTTATGGTGCAGCAGCGCCCCGAGGGCTACGTACTCAGCGACAGCATCCGCCGTGGCTGCGAGACGACATTTATCACCGTCTTCACCGTCGGCTGGAACCTCATTGCGTGCCCGATCAGCCTAGCCTTTTTCTTCTCCCCCCCAAGCCAAAACCCCATCACGCTCCTGCTCACCCGGCTGCTGCCAATCATGTTTATTGGCCTTGGCATGCTACTGGTTGTCTACGTGGCCAGAAAGCTGCTGATCGTCAGCGCCTTCGAGGCCGCCGAGCTAACCCTGCCCAGCTGGCCGCTGCGCCTCGGCGAGCGCACCAACGTCACCTTCCGGCAGCGCTCACGCTGGGCCGCCATCACCACGATCGAGGCCTCGCTCCAGTGCGCGGAGGTAGTGACCTACCGCGTGGGCACCGACACCCGCACGGTGCGCGAGGTGGTGTGGGAGCAAGCCCTGGCCAGCAGCGACCTGACCAATGGCCAAAAACAGGTCGAGGCGCAGTGGAGCATCCAGATCCCCCGCGACATGCAGCCCTCATTTGCCACTATGCGTAACAACATCGAGTGGAACGTCGTCGTGAAGCTCCACAGCCCGCGCTTCCCCGACGCCGAGTCGCAGTTCCTGCTGGTGGTGCTGCCCGAGGTGGTGGACTAGGGCGCGGTAGGCACACGCGCATCTGGCACGGCGATGAAACGTTGGGCAGCGTGCTACGTACAGCTCTATAGACCAAGCGCGATGGTACAGCAGGCCCACCCGGGAGCGCACAGCGCCGCCGCACCGCCACACCAGCGCAACGATAGGCAGCCGCCCAAGCGACAGGTGCCCTATGTTTATTGGAAAACGTCGCTACTTCACCACCAGCACCGCACCCCGCGTGCCCGCAACGCACACCGAGGAGGGCACGATCATCCGCCCCAGACGCTTGATAAATAGTCTCTTCATCATTACTTTTATCTTCTTTGCCCTATTTCTCCTCGTTCAGTTCAGCATTTTCGTCACGAAAAGCAGGCTGGATCAGCCAAACACCATCATCAGCGCGGTGGTCAGCGGCATCATCACCCTGAGCGTCGTGCTGGTGGTGGCAAACAGGCTGCGCTTCGGCCCGGCCCGCATCGCCGCGCAAAGCTGGCCCCTATCGCTCGACCTGCCAACACGGCTGCGCTTCCACCGCCGCGCCTTCTTCGGCAGCGTTGGGCCGGTGCGCGCCACGCTGTACTGCGCCGAAAAGACCATCAGCCACAACGCCGACAAAGGGAAGATACACCAAAAAACCATCTGGAAAGCACCGTTCCCGATCATCGAGATGCCCGAGGATGCCAGCAGCGCCAGCGCCGAGTGGCAGATCTGCATCCCGCGCGACCTCCCACCATCATTTGAGACCAAAGCAAACGCTATCGAGTGGTTTTTTCAGGTCGAGGTCGGCGACGGGCCATTCGGCGGGGCGCAGTCGACTTTTCTGCTGCACGTTCAGCCGGTGTGCGCCGCCAGCTAGGCGGCTACACCGTATCGCACGCCCAGGCCCGCACCGCCCGCAAGCACAGGGGAAATAGCGCCGCCAGCACGCAACCAGGCATAGCACGCTTTCGCCGCCAGCACCATACTAGCGATAAAGACCACGCCCGCATTTCTAGCCGCTATTCAGCCGGAGGTACAGCGCTCCATGTTCTTCATCCAGATCAACGATCCATACGTCCAGGTCGGCAACACGGTGCAGGGCACCGTCGAGTGGCGCAGCAGCGGCACGGTGCCGCGCGCCATCATCATCGCGGCGGCGTGGCGCACCGAGGGGCGCGGCGATGTGAGCTTGGGCAAGGCGGGCGAGCTGCGCGTGCCCTACGACCCCAGCAGGCCGCTGAGCGGCGTGCCCATCCCCTTCGCCTTCGACATCCCCGCCGAGGGGCCGGTCTCCTACGACGGCAAGATGCTGCGCATCATCTGGGAGATTGTGGCCCAGGCCGATCTGCCGATGATGGCCGACGAGAAGAGCGCGCTGGCATTCCGCGTCGCGGTGCGCATGCCGTGATCGACCCCTACGCCGCGCTGGGGCTGCGCCGCAACCCCTTCACCGCCGAGCCGCAGGCGGGGGTGGCCGCCGCGCTGTGGCTGGATCGGGGCGCGCCGCCCGCGCCGCAGCCGTGGCGGCGCAGCTTCACCCAGGTGCTGGGCGAGAAGGGCGCTGGCAAGACCTCGCTGCTGCTGCGCTGGCGCGAGCAGGCAGGCGGCCCCTACCACTACGTGCCCGCCACGCCCGCGCGCTGGCGGCCCCCGCCGATAGCCGGGCTCGCCTACTGGGATGAGGTAGACCGCATGCCCTGGCCAGTGCGGGCCACGGCGCTGGCGCTGGCCGCGCGGCGGGGCGCGAGCCTGGCCGTGGGCACCCACCGCGACCTCGCGGCGCTGGCGCGGCGCTGCGGCTTCGCGGTGGCCACCGTGCAGTTCGCCCCGCTCGACGCGGCGGCGGTGGCCGCGTGGGCCGCACTGCGCATCCAGGCCGCGCGGCTGCCCGGCGAGCCGTGCGCCCTAGCCCTGCCCGCGCGCGAGGCCGCCGCCGTGGCCGCATGCGCCGGGCACTCGTGGCGCGTCGCCGCCGACCGCCTGCACATGTGGGCTGCCGAGCAGGCCCGGCAGGCCGCAGGCCAGCGCGGCGCATAAAAAAGCGACCACCGGGCAACGCCCCATGGCCGCACACGCGCCCCCGAGCTGCCCGCAGGCTCACTCGGTCAGACGGAACAGCTCGTTCTCCTGGTAGAGGTAGGTGGTGGTGGGGTAGAGGCGCATTACCTCGCGCATGCACGCCTCGTAGTGCAGCAGCGAGAGTGTGCGCTGGTGGGCCACCAGCACCGCCAGCAGCGGCGCGAGATCGGCGGTGCCCACCACGAAGTTCAGGCGGTCGTAGGCCCCCGCCACGATGATGTCGGCCCAGCGGGCCTGGGCCGAGTAGAGGAAGACCAGCTCGGCCTGGGGGTTGGCGTAGTCATACACGGCCTCGTCGGGCATCCAGTAGCCGCGCTCGAACAGCTCGTTGGTCTCGCGGCCCACCCAGCCCGCCGCGCCCAGCACCTCGCCCGCCAGCGCCACCTGGCGCAGCTGCTCGGCGGTCATCTCATCCTTGCGCATCGGCCCCTCGCATCTTTCCTCTCGCCCCGCCCATCTGCAGCGCCCCGCTCACCGCTGCGGGGCCAGCACCCCGCGCGCCGCCAGCCCCAGCTCTTCCAGCATGTCGGGCAGCGCATCGTCGGGCAGGCCCGCGACCCGGCTCAGGTCGTGGGGCGAGTAGTGCCAGACCAGCGCCTTCATGGTGTACGCGTAGGTGTCGAACACCATCCGCTGCACCGCCGCATCGGGCGGGGCGGCGCGCGCCGCCTGGGCCAGCGCCTGCAGACAGGCTAGGTACTGCGCATATAGCGCGGCGTCGAAGCGCTCCTGCTCGTGCAGGGCGTAGATAAAGCTGCCCGGCTCGCCCATGGCGTTGCGGCGCAGCGTGGCGATAAACTCGGCGTCGTGCATAGTCCCTCGGTCGCCCCCAGAGCGCGGCACACCAGCGCCGCAGTGGTGCGGGGGCAGGGTACTATGGTATCATCCCTGCGCAAGCGGGGATGCGCAGCACCATCTGCAGCCTTTGCCAATGTATGGGTTCAAAACTCGCAGGCTCAAGCCCCTCACCTCAGCAGTTAAGCTTCTCCCCTTGATGTCTTTGTGGTAAACGGTTCTCTCTTCCTCTTCGCGCCTTCGCGTCTTCGTAAATCGGGTTCCCCTCCCTTCAGCATCCACCGCCCCCGCTGTGGCCGTAGCTGTCGCACCAACACGATACAATACTGACGCAACGCCATGTGAGTAAGGATTGGCAGCTATGGACATCACCCTGGCCAGCAGGCACACGGCCAGCGCCACGCTGGAGCGCAAGCACCCCGGCGCGCAGATCATCGACGTCACCTCGCGCGGGCCGCAGCCGTGGGTGCGGTTCAGCCCGTTCTTCCCACACGGCGGCATCCCCGTGCCGCTCTCGCCCCAGG from the Chloroflexia bacterium SDU3-3 genome contains:
- a CDS encoding sugar phosphate isomerase/epimerase, whose amino-acid sequence is MARPVTLFTGQWADLPFEQLLPLAKQMGYDGLELACWGDHFEVSKALSDPTYIPRKRELLEQHGLQCFAISNHLVGQAVCDPIDARHKGIVPPHVWGDGEPEGVRQRAAKEIADTARAAAAFGVKQVNGFTGSSIWHMLYSFPPNDFATIEAGYQDFADRWNPIMDVFDAEGVTFGLEVHPTEIAYDVVTTQKALAAIGNRKAFGINFDPSHLVHQFIDSVYFIETFADRIYHVHVKDSRININGRTSILGSHLNFGDSRRGWDFVSPGRGDVKWDPIFRALNAIGYTGPLSVEWEDSGMDRVFGATEAAAMIRRTDFTPSTVAFDAAFSKK
- a CDS encoding Gfo/Idh/MocA family oxidoreductase, producing the protein MADTIGVGLVGYKFMGKSHSNAYRQVASFFPDVKLRPALAALCGRDEAAVRAAAAEMGWQGYETDWRKLVARPDIGLVDVSTPGDSHAAIAIEAAKNGKHVFCEKPLANTLPEARQMLAAVRDAGVVGMVNFNYRRVPAIQLAKRLIESGRLGKIYHWRAVYLQDWIMDPNFPLVWRLDKSQAGSGTLGDLGAHIVDLARMLVGEITEVSGLTETFIKQRPVLAGTTGGLGAAGGPAMGEVTVDDAALFLTRFDNGAVGSFEVTRFANGRANYNSFEINGSKGSITFNLERMNELNVLLNDDQPDVAGFRNVLVTNGDVHPYMSAWWPAGHIIGWEHTFTHGVYDLLNGIADGVSPSATFEDGLRCQAVLDAVEASAGSRQWVEPDYQI